GACTAGCTCCAGCACGCAAGAATTGTTTGCTGATTTGTTGTCTGGAATGTAAGAAgcagtgtttttctttctggttGAGTGATCAAGAAGGTGAATTTTCTACTTGCTTTTCATAACGTCAAAGGATAGATGATTTTCCAACTCCGCCAGCTGCTGATCGGTGtaagatttgttaaagtacTTGCAAACTCTTCGCAGCACATCAGTCATGTTCTAAAACCATTTGAACCGTTGAATTAATTATTCCGAACTTGTACCTTTTCTTGCGGATGTTACCATTTTCAATTCTTCAAAGTGGATGAAAAGTATATTCATCTCTTTGCGAATGTTCCAAAAGTCGAGCGTGTGAGGTATTTGTGGTCCGAACAGTATCTGATCGCTTAATATAGCATCCAGAAAATCTGGCATATTTCCTTGATAACCGTGAATGTGGCGATAATGATGGAAAAAGCTTACGGTGGCATCCTTCGGATTACGGGCACAGTAGACAAGCTTTGGCCGAACGGACCAGATTTGTTTTGGCAGTAAGGCAATTGGAAGATGACACTGAATGTGTCTTGGTCGGGTTGCCTGCTCCAACTGCTCGATCGTATCCCCCGGATAGCTGAGCACGAACGCGGAAAATCTAAAATAAAGCGACATTAAGTTAGGCTTCATTAAACCAGCATGAATATGTCATTTCGTCACGGATCTTACTCGAGAAATATTGAACGATCAAGCAGATTCACTTCGGATGCTGTTTTATAATCTAGATCGTGGCTTATCAACCACACCATCTCCTGTGTCCAGGTAGTACCACACTTGGGAAAGCTCAGTATCCATACGTCATCATCGTACACGGTGAAGTTGTGGATGCGCTCTGCCTGAGTCACATATTGTGGTGTTAGCACACAGTGTGTCGGCTTGCGGGGTTTTTCTCCGGTTGGAAGATAGCTACCTTCGTTAAGATGCACCTCAACCGTGCTCCCATGCATTGGTGCTTCAACCACTTTGGCTAGTGCCGAATCTAATGGCTTAATGGTGAACATATTGATTGTGTTGGATGAATACTGACTGATGAATACTATGACTGTACAACGAACACTGCAACCTGTTTGCTAACGCAATCAACGCAATCCCACTCGATTAGTTCAGCGTTGAATTTGGCACCACAAGGcataacacacatacaagtaAAGATATCAAGCTGTATTTTGGGTGACCTTGGTTCAAGAAGGCTCGAACATAAATTAATACCAATCTATTTCTGTGGTTGTGAGTGAAGTCGTGATAAAGTTTGGTCCGTAAAATAGCAATGTAAATTAATCAATTCATCGtaatatattatattaaatgCTGCAAAgatctcgttttttttgtttactccaTAAATATAAAGCTACTGCCCATTAGGTGGCGTTCAATGTAGGCGTTAAGTTTTTGTATATATTCACCGGAGAGCTCTTCACGGTGGGATCCAACTTGTCCCTTTCTCATAAATCtgtaaaatggaagaaatttgaGTAAAGTGGTTAAAATTACTGCTTtgaactattatgcaaacttACTGGAAACTATCTTTTGTCTCAGTTGACGACATAGACTTCATTAATTTCAGTAGTATGGAGTTATTGGCAGAATCGTTTTCTAGCGATATGGAGAAAGTAGTTACATGGTGGACTTAGATAGCGTTTGTCTTAAAGATGGCAAACATTCTTACTCTTCATGACTTCGAAGGACAGATGTTCTTCAAGGCGTTTGAGCTGCTctggtgtgtatgttttacCGAGAAATTCGCAAGCCCTTTCAAGCACCTTCGCCATATTCTGTGGTTATGATATAGTAATCCGAGTGGTGACTGTGCTAATATTTAATCACGTCTTATCAGCGTTGATTCTTACCCGTTTCATCTCTTCAAAGTGTACGAAAAGTACGTTCGGTTCGTCGCGTATGCACCAAAAATCTAACGTGTGTGGTATCTGGGGTTGAAACATGACAACGTCCTGGAGTATTGCATCGAGAAAAGTTTCCCTGGTACCCATGTACCCGTGCATGTGACGATAGTGATGGTAGAAGCTGGTTACCATATCCTTCGGGTTACGTGCACAGTACACGATTCGGGGTCGCACCGTCCACAGTTGTTTGGGCAGCAGTGCCATCGGTAGATGGCTTTTGATGTGTCGCGGTCGTCTCATCTGTTCGACTAGCGTAATGGTATCTTGATCGAATGAGGGCACTAGTGTGCAAAATCTGGCTCATAGAAGAAATGATGTAAGTTTGTAAACACAATCGAAAGATGCGCGCTGCTTTAGAGGCTTACTCGAGGAAGATTGATCGGTCGATGAGATTGATTTCGGATGCCTTCTGATAGTTGAGATCGTTGTCAAGCAACCACATCATCTCCTGGGTCCACGTTGTACCACATTTCGGAGCTGTCACTATCCACAAATCATCCTCGAAGACGGTAAGGTTTCGTATTCTATCGGCGGATAATCTATAGTTTTCATTCAGCACACAATACGCCGGCGGTGTTGGTCGATCAACGGCTCCCTTGGGAAGATCTGATGGATCGCTTAGGTGGACCTCCACCAGGGGACCGTTGACCGGTACCTGAACAGCTTTCGCTAGCTCAGATGTAAGAGAATGGTAGGTGAACATTACTATGTCTAGGAGCAACTAACTagtgcaatgcaatgcaatacggcctggtcgttcttgttgaattaaaaaaaaaactagcgcAATGCAATCTACCAACTGAGCGTTGCACGCATTGTTAGAAGCAATGCACCAACTAAGTGTCGGATTGTTTAGATTGTTGATTAAATAGCAACTGCGGACTTGATGTATTCTTTTTCCGATCGTAAACAACTGATAAGAAGGGGTGGTAGTATGGAAGCGCCTGGGATACAAACGCGTCTGGGTTTAGAATGTAATAGTAATTGAAGGTTTTAACAGCCAAGGCAATGGTAGACGGACAATCGTAAATAATATTAAgattgggttgtttttttccttgcattttatatattttgagTTTAATTGGCAGATGTAAAGTTTTATGTGTATATTTCAGAATCCCATTTTTCCACGAGTCATTTGATTTGTTcagtgaatattttatttgtttgttccgtGGCAGGTGAATTCCCGCGATAGGGAAATACAACGACTCGGTACGCTGTTCGCTGGGGGACGTCCAGCTGCGGCACTGGCTAAAGATTGTTGCTATCGTGATGTTAACGAGCTCGGTCACGATGTTAGCACGTTGCAGCAGGAAAAGTTATCACTGCAACAGGAGCTTCACGAGGTGCAACAAACACAGGAACGCACCGTCCGGAAGCTTAGCCGACTGTCGGAAAAGAATCAGCAGCTCGAGAAAGAGCTGCGGGAATTTGAAAACGTTGCAATGAAGGTGGAATCGGAAGCAAACTTAAATATTATAGAGCGCGATCGTAAAAACTCGGACTTGCAGATAAAGCTGCAACAGTCGCAACTGCGTGTGCGCGAACTTGAATCCCTGCTAGAGCTGTGCTCGGGTGCgaacaaaattcaaaacttaTCCGATAGCTCCGTATCCTCATCGGCCTGCCCGTCGGATGTGACGCTTCAAAATGCGCTAAAGCAATCGACCGAAGAAAAGCGACAACTCTACAGACAGCTGAACGATTTGAAAGACCGCGAACAGACGCTTCTATCGGACTTTGAAAAGGTGAAAACGAAATATACTAAGCTAAAGCAAAAGTATGCCGGCCTAGATCAAGCACAGGGACATCAGCATCATGGGAAAAACATGGTAACAAGCAGCGCTGAAAGTCAGGTGGAGATACAATCCTTGAAATATCGATGTAACGATCTGGAGGAGAAATTACACCATATGAAGCAAGAGCGCGATCGATACAGCTCGGATGCGGAACGGCAGCATAGTGTTGTGACTCTATTGAAACGAGAAAGCTTAGAAAAGGATCACGAACTGgcggagcttaaaaatgagcTGCATTCTCAGCGCAAGCTGAATCGACCTATTACGGCGTCCAGTTCCGGTGCAGGAAGGTTGAAGACTGCTGATTCTATCGGTTCGGGACAATCGACCCTTTCCGTACAAGCGGCCATTCATCGAATTGAGCGCGAGAGGGATGTTGCAAAGAGTGAGATCCGGGAACTCACACAGGAGCGTGACACTTTGCGGGAAAAGCTTAAACAGTCCACCCGCAATCAACAGGGTGAACAGACCAAGCACGATAAATTGGTAGCTGAGTACAGCGTGCAGATCGAGAAGCTAGAAGCAGAAAAGCGTAATCTCCATGGGGAACAAGCGGCTATTCAAATGAAGGCGAAGCTACtgaaggaagaaaatcgaGAACTGCAAAATCGCGTGAAAGAAATTGAGGATAGCTACAGCAAATTGAAACTTTCTTATTCTCATTTGAAGTAAGTCAATTTTTGTACATTATTAGCTAAGATCATTCATTTATGCTGTTTGTATGATATTTTCAGAATACTTCAGGAACAATCCGAAACTGCTCTAATGCAATATCAAAATCGGCTCCTATGCACCGAAACGCAGCTAGGTACGACCGAGAGCAAGCTACTTCACGCTGGCAGTAGCGCTGAAAATGCACAGCAAGCAGTTGGCAGTCTGAAAGGAGAAATTAACGTGCTCAAGACTTCGAACGCAGCGCTAGTACGAGAGAAAGACAAACTTTTGGTATGTCATAGTTCATCTGATcaaaaatcaaccaaaattgtaaaacattttacttGGCGTTTCAGATGGAGTTggacaaaaaaacggaatgtTTGTACGCAGCCGAAGCGGAGTTGTCCGACTTGAAGACGAGAAGGAAAGATCTCCAGTCTACGATTGATAAGATGCAGCGGAAGCTTGAGTAAGTCTGCACTATGTCatgcttatttatttatactgtatttatttatttgcagaaCTATACCTTTCTACACACGTACTTATCCACTATTCAGTCTAATTACGAAACGGTCATTTAATAGTAGTTTTCGTTTGCACTCTACTATGCATTACCTTTATTTTAAGACTGGGAATGTATTACAAgatttgggggaaaaaatgttgGCCTCgtattataaatttattcacTCGATTAAATACTATGTGCGTTATGGAAAAATAGATAGGTTTTGTATTATTAAGTTTATATAGATTCTAGATCAAAGATGCGACGGTGTGTTCTTTTTACAAATATCATAGATAACATTACGCACTTAAATAGGAAATGAATGATGGTGCTCGATTTGCACAGAGACGACCCATGGTAATTGATATGTCCATCTTGTTGTCCTATGGCACACTGGTTTGGATCAAATTCGCAGGGTACTTTCATATGGGATGAAAATTCGTAGCCACTGAATCGATGTATAAAGCAATGAAGTATGGGAAATGTGCATTTGGTTTAACTATACGTTTAGGGGTGTATATGCAAGCAATCAATGCGTGCAAACTGGGTATATGCTATTGGTTTTTGATCGTGCTTCGGTCTGGTGCTGTATGTGTTCATAGTGATAATGGAGCTTGATGGTTGAAGTTCTTCGATGTGTCATGAATAGTGAACCGGCTCGCTGTGTTCAGCCATGTTTGTAGTCGCGTCGATTTTCAGTATTCGTCCGGGTCGGATGTTCCAAAGCCTAGCAAGCTCATGAACCATCTTTGGCGAAGATGAACAGTCAAATAGTGCCAAATGTGATAAAAGAAAGAAGCAGAAACAAATGGTGATGATAGCAGATGTTAGGTCATAAACATAGACACATGGTGGTACAGCGATAAGCGTATCTACAAAGCGAGACGAGGAATGTGAGGAAGCGTACGTGGAAGATGCAGTGTTGGAATGTTTAGGTTAGGACACTCAGGATAGAGGAAGAGTAAGATTCCCGGGAGCTCGCGAGTGTAGATGACGCCGTTGGTTTAAGTACCTGGCAATGCCGACACTGGGCGCCTGGCAGCCTATGACACCGTTAGCGAGCGGTTGCTCATACGGCGTGTAACCCGGCCGACACACGCAAGCTGCCGACCGTATGCGCGTGGGAATTTTCTTCGGTTCCAACCACTGACCAGGTCCACACGGTCCGCGGGTGTAAAGTTTGTAACACTGGCGATTCACTTCGACCATTTCGGGCGTACTGTCGCAGGCACTTTGCGGTATCTGATCTGCATCATCCGTGCAGGATTGGTCGAGATTCGAGATCACACCCGAACACCCGCACATACCATTGTACGAGATGCCATCGAGCGATGGACGTGAGGTAAAGTCAAAGATGACCACCTGGTGCAAGGTACAGGGACCTTGGGAACCGATCCGATAGCATGTTTTCTCCTGTGGGAAGTAAAGCCGTCCTTTGTCGCAAGGATTTACCGAACATACGTTTGTTTCGGTGACAAACGACCCGAACTCACACGGCCCTTGCGTGTATAGCTTGTAGCAGTAGCCGTCCTTCCACTGCACATAACCATCCTTACAGCGACATTCCGCTTTCATGCCACTGCTTGATCCATCcgtttgccgtttgctgtCCGCCACGATAAACGTATGGCCGAAGGGGCAGGGTCCAATCGTGCCCAGTTCGTAGCACTGGTTGGTTTCGTTGTGATAGTGTGGCAAACGCTCGTGACAGGCACACTTTCGCGAGGGAAGAAATAGTTCGCCCGTACCGAGGCAGGGTCCTTTGGTGAAAAACTCATGGCAAGTTTCGGTGTCCTCGTGGAAGTAGTTGCTCAAGTCGCCTTCGTTTTCGCACTGCACATAAAGAAAGGAGACAGTATTATTACAAGATAATTGTTTTCGGTTGACAGACATTTCTCGTCACCTTGCACCGTGCGATCCCGTTGTTATCTAAACTGATGAGCTTTCCCTTCGGGCAAGGGCCTTTGGTGTGTATCTGGTAGCATTTGTTGTCCTGGGGCCAATAGATCATTCCGCTGTCACAGATTTCCGTCGACTTGCAGACACCCCAGCGTTGTTTTGGTCTATAAATGGGGGCCATAATTGAAGGGTTACAGGTTACTTTGAAGGGAGTTTAAACTGTACGGTCGTATATCTTACATGGCACTCCTTCCAGCCGAATCGGCAATCGGTGCAAAGTATTGGCCGAACTCGCACGGACCCCGTTCGAAGAGTTTGTGGCATTTCTTGGTTAGCGGTGACTGGGCGGTACCCGGTGGACATCGACATTCGGCGGTGGAACCGAGCCCCGTTGTGCCGGCCCCGACCGGGCTGAGCTCCATCGTGTCGGGACAGGGATAACCGAGCTGGAATATTTTAAAGCAGCGTTTGAGCGGCGGCCAGTAGAGAAGTTGCCAGCCGCCCGGTTGCGTAGCGCAGGGGTTCTTGTTTGGATCGCTCCATGGCGGTGGTACAATAGCCGCCAGTGACGTCGCTTGCAGGTTGTAGAATGTCAGCAGGATACACATCCAGACGGATGCATGCCTCATCACAGTGCTGTTGGAATAGAGTAAGGGAATAGACGCGCGGTGTTAATTGCCGGTGTTTTATACCATTTTCATTCGCTAATTAGACGTAAATGATCGTCATAAATGTTACATACTCCCAGCGAATAGATTGATGATCCACATTGTAGCGCTAATGTAGCGTTGAGCTGTATATTGTTAGCTCTCTGCATGGTACAAATTAACACATGTAGATACAGACAAAAGCAACATCTGCCAAAATGAAATTCCAACATCTATCGGCCGGTAGCGTCAATGGATGGTTGTTATTTCCCTGAACAGATAAGACATTTCACCATGTTTGACAGCGCATCATCAGCGGCTAGTTGTGAATTTCGATGTTCATTTCAGCTAATATCGATGATTGCAC
This region of Anopheles marshallii chromosome 2, idAnoMarsDA_429_01, whole genome shotgun sequence genomic DNA includes:
- the LOC128719662 gene encoding luciferin sulfotransferase-like, with the translated sequence MFTYHSLTSELAKAVQVPVNGPLVEVHLSDPSDLPKGAVDRPTPPAYCVLNENYRLSADRIRNLTVFEDDLWIVTAPKCGTTWTQEMMWLLDNDLNYQKASEINLIDRSIFLEFCTLVPSFDQDTITLVEQMRRPRHIKSHLPMALLPKQLWTVRPRIVYCARNPKDMVTSFYHHYRHMHGYMGTRETFLDAILQDVVMFQPQIPHTLDFWCIRDEPNVLFVHFEEMKRNMAKVLERACEFLGKTYTPEQLKRLEEHLSFEVMKKNDSANNSILLKLMKSMSSTETKDSFQFMRKGQVGSHREELSGEYIQKLNAYIERHLMGSSFIFME
- the LOC128719658 gene encoding uncharacterized protein LOC128719658, translated to MRHASVWMCILLTFYNLQATSLAAIVPPPWSDPNKNPCATQPGGWQLLYWPPLKRCFKIFQLGYPCPDTMELSPVGAGTTGLGSTAECRCPPGTAQSPLTKKCHKLFERGPCEFGQYFAPIADSAGRSAIPKQRWGVCKSTEICDSGMIYWPQDNKCYQIHTKGPCPKGKLISLDNNGIARCKCENEGDLSNYFHEDTETCHEFFTKGPCLGTGELFLPSRKCACHERLPHYHNETNQCYELGTIGPCPFGHTFIVADSKRQTDGSSSGMKAECRCKDGYVQWKDGYCYKLYTQGPCEFGSFVTETNVCSVNPCDKGRLYFPQEKTCYRIGSQGPCTLHQVVIFDFTSRPSLDGISYNGMCGCSGVISNLDQSCTDDADQIPQSACDSTPEMVEVNRQCYKLYTRGPCGPGQWLEPKKIPTRIRSAACVCRPGYTPYEQPLANGVIGCQAPSVGIARWFMSLLGFGTSDPDEY